The DNA window GCAGGAGCAGCTATAAAGGATGTCTCAAGCCGAGAAAATGCATGCCCAGGAGCATGACGAGGACCCGTCCTCGGACCTAGAGGTGCGTATAATCTTATTTCAAAAGTTTTCCACTTCAGCCTTCTTTACTGTTTCTGTTTCCTTTTGTGGTCAGCAGTCGGGCGATGGCGTGGAGGGTCAGAGCGACGAGGACTACAACGAGGATGAATTGCTGTCCGGCCAGGACATGCAGCAGGGCGACCAGGAAGACGACGAAGACGGAGACGGGGACAACCAAGACCAGTCAGCTGACGGCCAGGGCAATGGAAACGGAAATGGCGGGAATAACAGCGGAGCTACTGCCAAACAGCTGCAGCaagagcaacagcagcagctcgACCGCGCCAGCGCCACCAATCTAATCATCAATTATCTACCCCAGGACATGACGGACCGCGAGCTCTACAATCTCTTCAGCGGATGTGGACCTATCAACACCTGTAAGATAATGCGCGACTTCAAGGTGAGCTTAAAAATGGCATTTTGCCAGGTGCGCCAGTGatgcgtgtgtgtgtatatcATAATATGCAGTAGCTGAGCAAATGGGGCAGCTGTGTGGGCAGCTGGGGTCCGGATCCCTGTGTTTCCATGGAGACCAGGGCACCAGGAACCCAGGTGCACTGCACGTCACAGGTGCCGTCCTTTTCTCTCGTCGCACTGCATACATACATGCAAGCTCCCACGCTCCACTGCAGGTCTCGTTCGCTCACTCACTCTTGCTCCTTTATTTGCATCCCGCCCTCTACTCTGGACGCCCACCGCTCAGACCGGATACAGCTTCGGCTACGGGTTCGTGGACTACAAATCAGAGTCGGACTCGGAGGACGCCATCCTAAAGCTCAACGGGTTCTATGTGCGCAACAAGCGTTTAAAGGTGCGTCTGCCTCCCCCCTGAGGGTGTTTTCACCCCTTGCCCCACATTCTCTAATGGAACTCCCAATTTGTAGGTCTCATATGCTCGTCCTGGAGGACAGTCCATCAAGGACACCAACCTGTACGTGATCAACTTGCCGCGCAACATCAACGATGAAATGCTCGACAGGATATTCTCCGCTTTCGGCCAGATCGTCCAGCGCAACATTCTTCGTGACAAACTAACAGGACGTCCCCGTGGAGTGGCCTTTGTTCGGTGAGTCCGGAGGTCAGGCTGACCTACTCAGCAGTGACCCCATTTCACAAACGCCAAAGGAGTTCAAAAAGTGACTAGAAGAGTGGTGCTGTGTAGTGTTCAGTGTTCAAGCCAATCCTAGAACTGTCTTAGCTCATTTGTGTAAAAGAATTcgtgctttttttttacctaaatccgatttatttttattccatATCTTAACCCTGTGATGTCGCATTCGGTTTATGTTGGAGATGAAGTCCAATCCGATTCCAATTCGTCTGCTAATATCGTCTTTTTTGTTATACAGCTACAACAAACGCGAGGAGGCCCAGGAGGCGATCAAAACACTGAACAACACTGTGCCGGAGGGCGGATCGCAGCCGATCTGGGTGCGACTGGCCGAGGAGCACGGGAAGGCCAAGGCGGCGCAGTTTATGGCGCAGATCGGAGGAGGTGGTGGACCGGGAAGCGGTCCTGGTGGTCCTGGAGGACCCGGCCCGCATATGGGCGGTGGGCCGATGCAGATGCCACATCATCATAACAACCACCACAATAACCATCaccacaacaaccaccacAACGGGCCACCGCATATGCAGCATCTCCAGCAGCAGAACCACCCGCATCCGCACCACCACCCGATGCACCACCAACAGCACCACAATAATCACCATAATAACCACCATAATAATcaccacaacaacaatcaCCACAACATGGGCCCCCACCCGATGCAGATGCACCccatgggtatgggtatgggcaTGGGTATGGGGATGGGAATGGGCATGGGAATGCCCATCCatggtggtggcggtggcggaggcggcggtggcggaggAGGAGCCGGTGGCAACTTCCACCACATGGCGCACAGAGGTAGATCAAACAGAAACACACGATCTCAAAAACCGCATCCCTATAACCATGCacagaaatttatttaaacgcAATTAATCTCTTTACACGATATTAGCTGCATCTCACAGGTGAAGTGTTCATGCTGCCATTGCCGATTTGCAGCCGATTCCGAATCTGAttcccagccagccagccgcaAGCGAGCAATGGCAACTGCCAGAGCCACAGTCACATCATAATCcagtgcaactgcaacaggCACAGATTCAGCTGCAGATGCTGAACCAACCACCGCCCATTAGCCACAACCACAACCAGCAGATCTCGATCTCCTCGAGCCACGGCAACCTGTACAGATCCGAATGCAGCTACATTGCGCCGGCCTACTTTCCGGTTCTAACCACCTACCCCACTGCATCCGTATCCTCTGCCGCTCTCGCCGCTCCGGCAACCATTGTCTCGTCCGAAGcaacagccgcagcagcaTTACTTGTTGCTTCTTCCACTTACACACCCCCCACCAGACCTAATCCGGCAGCCACCTGTACCATCACCAGCCCAAGCCAGGCTCTCCCGTTGGACTGGCATCAAGCATCTGGGATTCCGTCGATAGCTGCGCCCCTCATGTACACATCGCCTGTACCCCTAGCCTATCAGGCAGTAACATCCACACTGGTACATCCTCCGGAGATAACCTCGACCGTGGCGGCAATTCAGTATCCTGCGATGGCAACTGTCGCCACTCCATACGAAGCTATTCCCATTGCTGTAGAGACGGGAGCCACCCAGAATCCCAGCACTTGCGTCTTCTATCAGTACGCCAATGACAACTATGTGAACACGGTGAACTACTACGACGCGGAGAATGGTGAAATGTGTGCCATGGGTCTCGTTTACGTGACCTATAGagaggatgaggaggaggcaCCAGCCGAGGAGACGTCTGAGCAGTCTGATACGTTGGACATGACCCTGGTACCCCAGATGAGCAGCATTAGCTTTGGTGGCGGCGCTGGAGCTGACGAAGAGATGGTGGAGACCGACGGTGATGGCGGCGGCGGCACTGCTGGCAGCAGACAAGGTGAAGAACCGGAGAGTATGGGAGGAAGCTGGCACACAGGCGGTGGCAGCTACAACTAattaatgcaatttttagACTAGCAATTCAGCAAGGTCACTAAAATCGAAAatacgcaaaaaaaaagtcgaaGAAAACCCAAGCGAGTTATCCTCACCGTATGAACCTttatttctctctctctctctgtgcCTCTCTAAgtgcatgtatgtatgtgttgtATTATccgtatatatgtatatccatgtTAGAGAGCCAGGACGGGTTGAGATTGCCCAAGAACTGGCCTAGGAATAGCAAATCAAGCATTGGCAGCAGGCGGCGAATACAAAAGATGCAAATCGAAAGTGAAAAAGAAGCTTAAGTATCAGCCAAGAGCAGAAAGAACACGACACGAACACTCACAGATTAGGAGACCATAAGTTGATGATGCCTAGCGTGTAATAAGATCTATGAAACGATGTTCCAAAGTACACAAACACACCCCATAACACACCCCTATCCCCCTAAAGCcccaaacaaacacacacacagagctCCGTCGGTGGAGCCTGATCCTCTATTGTAGACGGTTGCGCATATTGATGAAACACTTGAGTGTGGATTTTTGCAGATcaagaaaaagaaacaa is part of the Drosophila bipectinata strain 14024-0381.07 chromosome XL, DbipHiC1v2, whole genome shotgun sequence genome and encodes:
- the ssx gene encoding sex-lethal homolog isoform X2, yielding MSQAEKMHAQEHDEDPSSDLESGDGVEGQSDEDYNEDELLSGQDMQQGDQEDDEDGDGDNQDQSADGQGNGNGNGGNNSGATAKQLQQEQQQQLDRASATNLIINYLPQDMTDRELYNLFSGCGPINTCKIMRDFKTGYSFGYGFVDYKSESDSEDAILKLNGFYVRNKRLKVSYARPGGQSIKDTNLYVINLPRNINDEMLDRIFSAFGQIVQRNILRDKLTGRPRGVAFVRYNKREEAQEAIKTLNNTVPEGGSQPIWVRLAEEHGKAKAAQFMAQIGGGGGPGSGPGGPGGPGPHMGGGPMQMPHHHNNHHNNHHHNNHHNGPPHMQHLQQQNHPHPHHHPMHHQQHHNNHHNNHHNNHHNNNHHNMGPHPMQMHPMGMGMGMGMGMGMGMGMPIHGGGGGGGGGGGGGAGGNFHHMAHRGRSNRNTRSQKPHPYNHAQKFI
- the ssx gene encoding sex-lethal homolog isoform X1 produces the protein MSQAEKMHAQEHDEDPSSDLEQSGDGVEGQSDEDYNEDELLSGQDMQQGDQEDDEDGDGDNQDQSADGQGNGNGNGGNNSGATAKQLQQEQQQQLDRASATNLIINYLPQDMTDRELYNLFSGCGPINTCKIMRDFKTGYSFGYGFVDYKSESDSEDAILKLNGFYVRNKRLKVSYARPGGQSIKDTNLYVINLPRNINDEMLDRIFSAFGQIVQRNILRDKLTGRPRGVAFVRYNKREEAQEAIKTLNNTVPEGGSQPIWVRLAEEHGKAKAAQFMAQIGGGGGPGSGPGGPGGPGPHMGGGPMQMPHHHNNHHNNHHHNNHHNGPPHMQHLQQQNHPHPHHHPMHHQQHHNNHHNNHHNNHHNNNHHNMGPHPMQMHPMGMGMGMGMGMGMGMGMPIHGGGGGGGGGGGGGAGGNFHHMAHRGRSNRNTRSQKPHPYNHAQKFI